The genomic window ctggtggtgaaagccaaaaaaaaaagatgagtATTAGATTTGGCATCCCCATTGTGGTACGACGTATTATAAAACCTATGAAAACAGTTAAGCGTATtgctttaaaattttataaagcaTTGTACTTCAGTTTGCTTATCGAATTTGTAACACGGCAATGTTCTGGACAGAGATACAGTGgcttataaatatagaaattatatATGGGATTTATTTTGTGCTAATATCTTCAATTAtctattgtaaaataaaattatttgcaaATATTCAATGAGATAATTAGTAAATATCTCAAGTTCGTAAACACATTAAAAGTAAACTGCAAGTGACTAATCAGAACTTTTatctaaataaatcaaaaacaaTCATATTCCAACTATTTTCTAACTGAAAGTTGAGTCTAACAActattgtgaaaatattttgtaaacAAGGTTATTGAAAATATAGTGCaactcaaaagaaaaaaagtatagtTTGATCAAAATTAAAACAGGACATTAGAAGTGTTTAAATTCATTTCTTGAAACCCAAAAATTTGCAACAAATGAATCAGAACATTAAGTTAAATGAAGGTAATTCATTTCATGACCAAGAAAGTTAAACCTAACAGAACATTAACTAGGCAAATAGTGCGCAAAAGACGAAATTAATTCAATACATGACCAATATAATTTAGCAATAGGATAGAGAAGAAACACAAGTATGCAAGGTAGTAAATGTTCCTAAAAAGGGAAAATGAAGTTCCACAAAATAACATGAGAAGTTACAAAATTGTCGATAAAACCCATTCAACAGGAAACCAAAATCAACATGACTGGGAAACTATAAAACTTaaagaaatttgaagaatttaagATCTAGGCTTCTCCTTCTTCTCCTTGAAGAGAGCAAGAAGAGATACACCAGAGACCTTGACAACCTTGAATCTAACTCCAGGAATATCACCAACAGCATGACCCTTTCTTCCGAATCCAGCGATCAAAACTTCATCCTACAACAACCAAGCACAACATATTACACATACAAATACAATATGAAtattaaaagaaatgaaaaacaattcaAGATATTAAAGTTAAGAGTAGAAAATCAAACTAAAAAATATGAGCAAATTCTTACATTTTCTTCGATGTAGTTTAAGCAACCATCATTGGGAACAAATGCAGCAATCTTCTTTCCATTCTTGATGAGTTGAACCCTGGCACACTTACGAATAGCAGAGTTGGGCTGCTTAGCCTCAATACCACTGACAGATAAACCAACCATGCATTTTTAGCATCACAAGCACAAATTAAACAAGTTTAGTAAAATAAATGAAAACCAAGCTTAATATCTCTTACATCTTTTCAAGGACAATTCCCTTTGCGTGAGATGAGCCAGCAAAAGGCTTCTTCCATTCATTACCAAGATGAGACTTCTTGTATGACTTGTCAGCCCACCTTTGCCTCCTGCGGTGGGACTTCAGCTTGCGGGCAGCTCCCATTCCCCTTGTCTTTCTGTAGGGAAGTCATAAGGTTTAGCTTAGCTTTcatacatagataaataaaGCAGATCTTAAACCACAGTTGGCAAAATGATGTAAACCTAAACCATTCCTAACAAAAAACTGTTGTCTCAAAATATTCACAACTCAGGTAAATATTCAACTTTGGTCTCAAAAAAGCACTCATAACTCAACAACTTATCTCAATTTTCAACTATGTTCTACAAAAAGTACTTGTAAATCAACAACTCAGCTAAATATTCAACTGTGGTAGCCAAAAAGTACTCATAACTCAGTTattcaaattgaattttcattccatattttttaaatagagaTAAAATTTAACcagataattaaaataaaaacacacaaaaCCAAGTCTCATCGATCTTACACAGCTACATATAATATACAAAAACCTAATTCCTTGAATACAGCAATCCTAGACCTTATAGCGAACACAAATCAAACATAGAtagatataataaaaaaaagtagaaaaactAAACAGTACGAAGcaaaataacataataacagAATTCTAACCAAAATAAAGCCATAGAAAAGTTTAATTTGAAACAGATCCACCATAAGAATACACAAATTAACAAACTCAAAATCAGAGCATATAAAACTAGTTAAAAATAACTTCATCGTTCTGAGTTTCGATTTTCGGAAAGAGAAAccagaaaaattaaacaagagaGAAACACAATAGATTGTGATGAAAACGTAATGGAAGATTAGGTTAGGTTAAGTTACCCCATGGCTGCGTTCTTGAGTGTAGAGCTCGGAGGTTATGGATTTAGCTCGAGCGGCAAAAGGCAGCAACAACGCAGACCAGAACCCTAATCGCTAGTTGTGGCGTTATATAGTGGGTTTTGTTCTCAGTTTCTTATATCCAAATTTTGGGCCGGTTTAACGATAACGTTTGGGCCTCCGGTGTATTGCATATGAGGATTGCTACCCGCACTCTAGATCACTAAATTATACTTAATTTACTCCCATACACACACTTGCATTCTTTTGTGCATGTTgtagttttttgttttagaaaaaacttactttaataaaaaaaaaaaacaatgaattagTTCAAgtggtaaaaaaatatttaaccatccaaaaaaaatttgatcacTAACTACTATTGTGTATGAAAAAAATGGTTACCCACAATTAcaattgtttttataaatttaatttcaaaattaatgtttcgataaaaattgaaagcattcaacaaaataaattaattttcaccTCTCTTTCAATTTTCATGTGCACCTCTCTTCTTTATCCATTGAAAAGATGGGTGGTTTTggggtactttttttttttttttgctcatGATCACTTTTATGCATTGTTTTTTCTcacattttaattaaataagcgGTTTAtagatatattcaattttgtcgTCTTGGTTCAGAGTTGTCTAATTTTTCAACTTGTTGCGGTGCTCATTTAGTTTAGATTGACAAATCAACTTTGATTCATTTACAAATGCAATTATGACTTGAGAGTCAACGTTCCAAATTTGAATGCATGGGTATTTCGATGAATTTGATTTTCGAACTTTGTAGGCAGATTtgatatgtgtttttttttatggattttatCAATTCGAATGGATAATATcttataaatctattaaaagAACATACATATGATTTTACCTATCTatccctttttcattttttgacatatACTATTAAACTTAGGGGCACAATTGTCTATTTACAACAtttcaattcaataaaatactaaaataatcaactgcacttatatttttttaatgtgtgtTTCATTTGATCTTaacccttttaaaattattcactttataaatacttaaatttaaaaaactcACTAGACTCAAAGACTCcacaaatcaaatttttttattgataataattttttgatctTGATAATCAATgtaatatatatacacataataGACAAAAAGTAGCAGGCAAAAGAGCATAAACTTacttgaattttatatttttaaaatatccaatCATGCTGTTATTTCCCTTAATTTACCAGGAAGaacaaaaaatgtaaaaataatataaaacaggAAGAACAAACTATGATCAAAACAATGTTTGTGACACTACTTTCTTAAGGCAAATATTCAACCAAGGATTTCTTGAATGGTGATAAAATCATAGGATGCCCAACATATATAGTGTATGTTTGCTTTCAATTTTGGAGCAGCCATAATTGATTCTAGACGTatagaattgattctggcttgtttggtttctcaaaattagaattaattctgcctccagaattgattctacttgaagctagaaatcgtagcttctgattctagaattgatttgtacactcaaattctttgttcaactcacttttgtatgattatatccaaacataaatcaattatgtcaaactcaattctatcaaaatcaattatgtcaaactcaattctgtcaaaatcaattatgtccatcgcaaaaccaaacacatacataatAATAGAAAGCAAACAAGTACAATGAAACATGGATTAGAACATTTACTTAACAATGTAACTAACAAAAGTATGTAATGAAGCATATTATACATAGATACATACACAACCttgcatatatgatatatctatctatctattgaTGATTCTTCTTCCACAATACTCCAATCTTCTTCAACATTGTTGTATTTTTCTTCTTAGGTGAGTCATCATCAGTGTCTTCTGAATAAGGTGAACTCATCTTGTTACCAGGAATAGAATTGTTGTAGCCACTTTCGATTAAACCAGTTCGCTCCACAATTTTTCCATTGTTTCCTGACGATATCATCGCAGCAGCAGCTTCAGCTGCTTTCCTCCACTGATCTGACTGCACTTTCAATCTCCTTAATTCAGCCTCTAACTCCGAATTTGATGCCTGCGCAGCATCTAACTCCTCAGTTACTCGTGCTATCTTTCTGTTACTTTCATCAACTTCTTTGTTTATGTAGCCGAGTTTTGTCAAAGCCTCCTGATTTGCGGCCCTTGCTGCCTCGGCGGAAGCAATAGCCTCATCGGTGATTTTATTCTTCTCTAACTCCTCTTTCTTTATTTCCATCTTATTAAGTGTATTGTTCTCTTCAGTTACATTTTGTAGTTTGGTCTCTCTGTCATATAATCTTGCCTTCAACTCAGCTACATCATCATCTTGCAACTGGGACTCTTTGTTCATCAGGCGCCCCCTTAACTCTTCAATATCGGCTTTAGCTTTCTTCAATTCCTCATATAATTCAGCCTGTCTTTGAATAGATTCTGATTTCGTGTTCTCCAGTTGTTCAAAGGCACTTCGAATCTGCATTGTGCTTCGGATGTACTCGTCCTGATAACTTACCTCGGCAACATCCAATGCGGATTTTAACTTCCCTGCTTCAGCTTTGACCGAGACAAGCTCGGCTTTGAGCCGGTTTATCTCCTCACTTTCTACAACTTCCACTGCAGGTAAGCGAGGAGATAAACCGGCTTCACTGACCAAATCACCCTGAAGTTTGCTCACAAGTTCTTCCAATGATTTTACTTGAGACCTTGAGTTCTCCAACTCTAAAGTTGAGTTTCGGTAAGCTTGTGATGCATTCATACCTTCTAATTGGAGCGATTCCACCATCTTATTTGAAGTTTCCAATTGCATTTGGGTTTTGGCAACAATTTCCAAAGCCTGTGATTCAGATTTTTTACAATGGCTCACCTCATTTTTAAGCTTAGCAATTAAAGAGAGTGTTTCATCAAGCTCCACCCTCAAATCTTGTATCTCAGCTTCGGCTGACTCAGCATTGTCAATCTGAGTAGCTTCGGATTTACGTGCTCTTTCAAGTTGCATTTTCAGTTTCTGGATGTCATTCATGGCAGACGCTAAAGCAGATAAGTCCATTGAATGCTGTTTCCGGACAGCCTCTAGTTCAGACTTCCATTCTCTATCTCGGTCTTGAGAAATTTTACGCAGTTCTTGAATTCGTCCGTCTTCGGAATTAGATAGTTCCAGAAGCTGTTGCTGCGATTCCTCCAACTGTCTTGACATGGATAAAAGCTTATTCTTTGCATCTTCAGCCTCCTTCTGAACTTTTATCTTCAATGACTCAGATGAGTTAAGTTGTTCCTTAGCTTTCTTTAGATCTTCTTCGAGTTGAGATAGCCGAGACTCCAATTCCTGGACCCTATTTGTTCCGCTCTTCTAGAGACAGATGAAAAAGGTCAAGAAGATAGagtaaataatatattttaaaaaattcaataactatctaaataatttatattttgtacaTAAATTTGATGAAGATCTTCTATAATTTTACTTGGTATCTAGTTATTATCTACCAATGTAACCATGAAATTACCAAAGCTAAGTCTAATAGGAACTTAAAATGTACCTCAGATATTGGACTTTGTGTTGGCTTGACATTTGGGCTCCTATCTTTTGGAGTCTTACTTGCCGGATTTGGAGACGATGAGACTGAGTTAGAATCAGATCCCGATGTCTTCATTTTGCGAGCAGTCCGGGGATTTGAAGGAGATTTCTTTCGAGGCACTCCTGAAGTACCATTTCTGCTTACAGCCAACCATATTTCAATCAACATGGTTAAATAATAGTTGAATGCAGATAGAAAATTTTCTATAGTATATCATAGTAAGGTATTGGTCAATTGAAGAGTTCATTTGAAAGAAACTCTTTGCAAACTTCCAGGTATCTAATAGACCAAAGGTAGCATTCATCCCTCATTTAGTAGATCCCAatgttatttataattgtttgaatactgaatatatttattgaaatttgaCTTACCATGAGTTAAGtaatcttttgtcaaaaaaaaaaaaaaaaaaaggagttcTGTAATTAAATCAATTCCATTAAAATAAATAGgctcaaattaaattttcacattttttgttttttgcaaagGAACAAGCCTTATAAATTATAGCCTAATTTATACAACCAAACCTACCGGATAAAAAATAAGAGCAATACATCCCTTAATTATGCCATAGAATTTTGAATTCGGATTTTGTGCAGTCAGCAATCCTAAACATTCAAGaagattttgaaattttaaaatctaaaatatgatCTTGAATCATGACCGTCTCATGTCGATCCAACAACC from Trifolium pratense cultivar HEN17-A07 linkage group LG1, ARS_RC_1.1, whole genome shotgun sequence includes these protein-coding regions:
- the LOC123885748 gene encoding interactor of constitutive active ROPs 2, chloroplastic-like isoform X2, which gives rise to MQTQKGRNGTSGVPRKKSPSNPRTARKMKTSGSDSNSVSSSPNPASKTPKDRSPNVKPTQSPISEKSGTNRVQELESRLSQLEEDLKKAKEQLNSSESLKIKVQKEAEDAKNKLLSMSRQLEESQQQLLELSNSEDGRIQELRKISQDRDREWKSELEAVRKQHSMDLSALASAMNDIQKLKMQLERARKSEATQIDNAESAEAEIQDLRVELDETLSLIAKLKNEVSHCKKSESQALEIVAKTQMQLETSNKMVESLQLEGMNASQAYRNSTLELENSRSQVKSLEELVSKLQGDLVSEAGLSPRLPAVEVVESEEINRLKAELVSVKAEAGKLKSALDVAEVSYQDEYIRSTMQIRSAFEQLENTKSESIQRQAELYEELKKAKADIEELRGRLMNKESQLQDDDVAELKARLYDRETKLQNVTEENNTLNKMEIKKEELEKNKITDEAIASAEAARAANQEALTKLGYINKEVDESNRKIARVTEELDAAQASNSELEAELRRLKVQSDQWRKAAEAAAAMISSGNNGKIVERTGLIESGYNNSIPGNKMSSPYSEDTDDDSPKKKNTTMLKKIGVLWKKNHQ
- the LOC123899542 gene encoding 40S ribosomal protein S23, producing MGKTRGMGAARKLKSHRRRQRWADKSYKKSHLGNEWKKPFAGSSHAKGIVLEKIGIEAKQPNSAIRKCARVQLIKNGKKIAAFVPNDGCLNYIEENDEVLIAGFGRKGHAVGDIPGVRFKVVKVSGVSLLALFKEKKEKPRS
- the LOC123885748 gene encoding interactor of constitutive active ROPs 2, chloroplastic-like isoform X1 → MLIEIWLAVSRNGTSGVPRKKSPSNPRTARKMKTSGSDSNSVSSSPNPASKTPKDRSPNVKPTQSPISEKSGTNRVQELESRLSQLEEDLKKAKEQLNSSESLKIKVQKEAEDAKNKLLSMSRQLEESQQQLLELSNSEDGRIQELRKISQDRDREWKSELEAVRKQHSMDLSALASAMNDIQKLKMQLERARKSEATQIDNAESAEAEIQDLRVELDETLSLIAKLKNEVSHCKKSESQALEIVAKTQMQLETSNKMVESLQLEGMNASQAYRNSTLELENSRSQVKSLEELVSKLQGDLVSEAGLSPRLPAVEVVESEEINRLKAELVSVKAEAGKLKSALDVAEVSYQDEYIRSTMQIRSAFEQLENTKSESIQRQAELYEELKKAKADIEELRGRLMNKESQLQDDDVAELKARLYDRETKLQNVTEENNTLNKMEIKKEELEKNKITDEAIASAEAARAANQEALTKLGYINKEVDESNRKIARVTEELDAAQASNSELEAELRRLKVQSDQWRKAAEAAAAMISSGNNGKIVERTGLIESGYNNSIPGNKMSSPYSEDTDDDSPKKKNTTMLKKIGVLWKKNHQ